Within the Thermostichus lividus PCC 6715 genome, the region TTGGTCAGCACCACTGAAGCAATCCCCCGATCCAAGGCTTTGGCCATCAGACCGGTCTTGAGGGGGGTGCTAAAGAATTCTGGAAACAGGGTGATAATGTCAAACCGCATGGCTTATATTGATATTGATGTGGGCGGCTAAAACCCCTCCGCTTTAGCGAGGGGATACAGCCAACTCAGGGGGCTTTAGCCCTCTCTATGTGTTAACCTAAAAACGTGGAAAGTAGGCGTATCAACTACGCGAAGAGACATCCTAGTACGGAGAAATCCCGGCAAGTAAGTCACTACCGCTTTGGCGGCAAGCCTAAACCACTGCAAGCAATGGCAGGATGTTGAGCGTATCGAATTGGCTAGTGTTGAAAAGCGCGAAACCACGAACCGAAACATAAACGTAGTCCCAATAGCAGAAATGCTTGAGGTGAGTAGGGGGTCTTTGACTGCCCCCACCCGCATTAAGTTGTGGGTGACAGCTCAAGGGAAAAGCGAAGCAACGCGGCTTCAGCCCGTTGCGTAGCATCCTTTGGGAATCCCCTCTCTTTCAAAGAGGGGAGAAGTCAAGGCCGACACAGGGATGCTAGTTGACCGTAGTAGGCAAGGGCACGCTGCTGGCTGAGGGCGCACAGTTGCTGTTGTTGCCAAAGGTGTTGCTCCTGCTGGGAGGGGCGCGGGAGGTGTACCCCAAACAGTTGGTTGATCAGGGGGGTGCGATCGCGCCGTAGCCGCACAACCGCATAGTTGTCGTCAATCTGGGCGGCACGGGCAAGGGCGGTGATCACCTGAGGGCGACTGAGGGTGCCATCAATCAGGCGATATTGCTGCGCCTGAGCATTGCTAAACACCATGGCGCCCATTTGGTTGCGGATGACGCTGGGATCGATGCCGCGCGCCTTGGCGACATGGCTCACAAAGGTGCTGTACTCCTGCTCTAGTCCCGCTTGGAAGACCTGAATTTCTGCTGGCGTGAGGCGGCGGAAGGGATTGCCAAAGTCTTTACCCCGCCCGGCACTGAGGGTGCGCTCTTCAATGGCGTTGGCGGTCACTCCCCCCTGAAATAGGCCGCTATCTAGGCTCGTGGGGCGATCGTAAAAGAGCACACTTGGGCCAATAATGCCGATACTGCCGATGAGGCTGCCATGGTCAGCATAGATTTTATCAGCAGCCACCATTGCCCAAACGCCTCCGGAGGCCGAAATACCTTCAACAAAAGCATAGACGGGTCTTTGGGTGGCTTTACGATAGGCGTTGATGCCGTCGGCGATCGCCTGAGAGCCAAAGATCGTGCCTCCTGGGGTGGCAATATTCAGTAAAATGGCCTTTACACTCTCGTCTTCGGCGGCTGCCTCAAGCTGCTGCTGCACTTGGTAGCCGTAGGTTACACCAACAATGGAGGAAAATAGAGTGTCTTCTTCGGTTTGAGGACTCCCTAAAATTGGGCCAACAATATCAATGGTGAGGATACGGTTGCGGCTGGTTTCTTTGCCACTGACGTGCTGGTAGGGGCTGTCTTGGTTCGCTGGCGCCATTAAGACTCCCAGAATCGCAAGGAAGAGAGTGGCACTCATGCCAACAATCCCTAGGGTCAGGAAAAAGACAAGGGTGCCAAAAAAAATCATGCCGCAGCGATGTGCAACAGCAGGCCAAAATGGAGGCAGAGAACGAGTCATGAATACGAAGGGAGTGTGGTTCGGTATAATCTGTACAGTTTTTTGTCTAACGTTCTCCCCATTTTAGCGGTGCATTGCGTTCTTCTGGGTCTTATCCGTGCTCTTGATCCTCACATTGGCCACTCCTTATGGGGCTACTGTGGCTGTGAATGCTTGATCACGTTTGTGAGGTAGGTATTAATTCGTTGATGAAACCGTCCATGACTGCTGAGCAGTACTTAAACCACCCTACGTTTGGGCTGTTGTATGGCGTTTGTCCTGTGGAGGAGAATCGGGAACTGTTTACCACCCTCTACGCCCAGCGGCTGTTCTTTATTGTCACGCTGCGTCCGGAGGGGATGGAATTTGAGTCTATTAGTCGCACGGATGCGCGCCTGTTGATTGAACAGCGGTTGCGATCGCTGCGGCGGCTAGGGAAACAGGCGGAGTATGCCGCGCTGCAAAGCGTTCATCGCCAAACGTTTTTATAGGCCACGGGGGCAAATTCGCTAGACTGGGGCTAGGATCCAGGGAGAGACAATGAGCTACGACTACGACTTATTTGTCATTGGCGCGGGTTCCGGCGGCTTGGCAGCGTCTAAGCGGGCAGCCTCCTATGGGGCACGGGTGGCGATCGCCGAGGGAGATAAAGTGGGTGGCACCTGTGTGATTCGCGGGTGTGTGCCCAAAAAACTATTGGTCTAT harbors:
- a CDS encoding S49 family peptidase produces the protein MTRSLPPFWPAVAHRCGMIFFGTLVFFLTLGIVGMSATLFLAILGVLMAPANQDSPYQHVSGKETSRNRILTIDIVGPILGSPQTEEDTLFSSIVGVTYGYQVQQQLEAAAEDESVKAILLNIATPGGTIFGSQAIADGINAYRKATQRPVYAFVEGISASGGVWAMVAADKIYADHGSLIGSIGIIGPSVLFYDRPTSLDSGLFQGGVTANAIEERTLSAGRGKDFGNPFRRLTPAEIQVFQAGLEQEYSTFVSHVAKARGIDPSVIRNQMGAMVFSNAQAQQYRLIDGTLSRPQVITALARAAQIDDNYAVVRLRRDRTPLINQLFGVHLPRPSQQEQHLWQQQQLCALSQQRALAYYGQLASLCRP
- the pipX gene encoding transcriptional coactivator PipX, with protein sequence MTAEQYLNHPTFGLLYGVCPVEENRELFTTLYAQRLFFIVTLRPEGMEFESISRTDARLLIEQRLRSLRRLGKQAEYAALQSVHRQTFL